Proteins encoded together in one Pseudomonas sp. Seg1 window:
- a CDS encoding ABC transporter permease: MLLSLYRSLRSYRGFILGSVKREFQARYRNSLFGALWTVLNPLSMIVVYTVIFSQIMRARLPGVDDGLAYSVYLCAGLLTWGLFAEITSRSQSMFLENANLLKKISFPRICLPVIALFNAGINFAIILALFFGFLLISGRMPGMALLALIPLLIVQVIFAAGLGMILGILNVFFRDVGQMFGICLQFWFWLTPIVYPLSILPPGIQHLISLNPMTALMTSYQNVFLYNQWPNWPSLVPLLIIGLLFCAMALRLFRQRIGEMVDEL; this comes from the coding sequence GGAGTTTCAGGCGCGTTATCGCAATTCGTTGTTCGGTGCGCTGTGGACCGTGCTCAATCCGTTGTCGATGATCGTCGTGTACACGGTGATCTTTTCCCAGATCATGCGCGCACGCCTGCCAGGTGTGGATGACGGTCTGGCCTACAGCGTGTACCTGTGTGCGGGCCTGCTGACCTGGGGGCTGTTTGCGGAAATCACCTCGCGCAGCCAGAGCATGTTTCTGGAAAACGCCAACCTGCTGAAGAAAATCAGCTTCCCGCGTATCTGCCTGCCGGTGATTGCGTTGTTCAATGCCGGGATCAACTTCGCGATCATCCTCGCGCTGTTTTTCGGTTTTCTGCTGATCAGCGGGCGTATGCCCGGCATGGCGTTGCTGGCGCTGATACCACTGCTGATCGTGCAAGTGATCTTTGCCGCCGGACTGGGGATGATCCTCGGCATCCTCAACGTGTTCTTCCGCGATGTCGGGCAGATGTTCGGTATCTGCCTGCAATTCTGGTTCTGGCTGACACCGATCGTGTACCCGCTGTCGATTCTGCCGCCAGGCATCCAGCACCTGATCAGCCTCAACCCGATGACGGCGCTGATGACCAGTTACCAGAACGTGTTCCTCTATAACCAGTGGCCGAACTGGCCGTCGCTGGTGCCGCTACTGATCATCGGCCTGCTGTTCTGCGCCATGGCGCTGCGCCTGTTCCGCCAACGTATTGGTGAAATGGTGGACGAACTCTGA
- a CDS encoding ABC transporter ATP-binding protein: MGNIRVSGLAKAYKQYPNRWSRLLEWMVPFSRPRHHLHWVLQDIDFEIQAGEAVGIVGVNGAGKSTLLKMITGTTQPTRGQIQLQGRVAALLELGMGFHPDFTGRQNAFMAGQLLGMQVEEIEALMPQIESFAEIGEAIDQPVRTYSSGMQMRLAFSVATARRPDILIVDEALSVGDAYFQHKSFERIRSFRKAGTTLLIVSHDRSAIQSICDTAILLENGRLAMRGKPEEVMDYYNAMLAQREGQIVRQEMLANGQVQTISGTGEAGIVSVRLLDAQGRSLEVAEVGQPVVLEVQTEVRKDIERLILGFMIKDRLGQAIYGINTHRLDKPVIDLSAGERVTFRFAFDMCLGKGSYSVALSLSRLDSHLDRNFEWRDFGLIFHVINNRQEDFVGCAWLQAQTEISRSGEHLAPLPDREISK, encoded by the coding sequence ATGGGGAACATACGTGTCAGTGGCCTGGCCAAGGCCTACAAGCAGTACCCCAATCGCTGGAGCCGCCTGCTCGAATGGATGGTGCCGTTTTCCCGGCCCAGGCATCACTTGCACTGGGTCTTGCAGGACATCGATTTCGAGATTCAAGCGGGCGAAGCCGTGGGCATCGTCGGCGTCAACGGCGCGGGCAAAAGCACGTTGCTGAAGATGATCACCGGCACCACCCAACCGACTCGCGGCCAGATTCAACTGCAAGGTCGAGTCGCTGCCCTGCTGGAACTGGGCATGGGTTTTCATCCTGACTTTACCGGTCGCCAGAACGCGTTCATGGCCGGCCAGTTATTGGGCATGCAGGTAGAAGAGATCGAGGCGCTGATGCCGCAGATCGAAAGTTTTGCCGAGATCGGCGAGGCCATCGATCAGCCGGTGCGCACCTATTCCAGTGGCATGCAGATGCGCCTGGCGTTCAGTGTCGCCACCGCGCGCCGCCCGGATATCCTGATCGTCGACGAAGCGTTGTCGGTGGGCGATGCCTATTTCCAGCACAAAAGCTTCGAACGCATCCGCAGCTTCCGCAAGGCCGGGACCACCCTGCTGATCGTCTCCCACGACCGCTCGGCCATCCAGTCGATCTGCGACACCGCGATCCTGCTGGAAAACGGGCGTCTGGCGATGCGCGGCAAACCCGAAGAGGTCATGGACTACTACAACGCCATGCTCGCCCAGCGCGAAGGCCAGATCGTGCGTCAGGAGATGCTGGCCAATGGGCAGGTACAAACCATTTCCGGCACCGGGGAAGCGGGGATCGTCAGTGTCCGCCTGCTCGATGCCCAGGGCCGCAGCCTCGAAGTCGCGGAAGTCGGCCAGCCTGTGGTGCTGGAAGTACAGACCGAAGTGCGCAAAGACATCGAACGGCTGATTCTCGGCTTCATGATCAAGGATCGTCTGGGTCAGGCGATTTACGGCATCAATACCCATCGCCTCGATAAACCGGTCATCGATCTGAGTGCCGGCGAGCGCGTGACCTTCCGCTTCGCTTTTGACATGTGCCTGGGCAAGGGCAGTTATTCGGTCGCACTGAGCCTGTCGCGTCTGGATTCGCATCTGGATCGCAACTTCGAATGGCGCGACTTCGGTTTGATCTTCCACGTCATCAACAACCGTCAGGAAGACTTTGTCGGCTGCGCCTGGCTGCAAGCGCAAACTGAAATCAGCCGTTCCGGGGAACACCTCGCGCCCCTGCCCGACAGAGAGATCTCGAAATGA